A genomic window from Phoenix dactylifera cultivar Barhee BC4 unplaced genomic scaffold, palm_55x_up_171113_PBpolish2nd_filt_p 000007F, whole genome shotgun sequence includes:
- the LOC103704557 gene encoding dolichyl-diphosphooligosaccharide--protein glycosyltransferase 48 kDa subunit: MARLAAIFLAVIFLFPVLCLSFSADNPTDRRLLVLVDDLAVRSSHSVFFKSLQTRGFDLDFKLADDPKLSLQRYGQYLYDGLIVFSPSIQRFGGSLDQNAVLEFVDAGHDLILAADSSASDLIRGIATECGVDFDEDSAAMVIDHTSYAVSEMEGDHTLITSDDLVQSDVILGDRKIEAPILFRGIGHSVNPANSLVLKVLSASPSAYSANPKSKLSSPPSLTGSAISLVSIVQARNNARILISGSLDLFSNRFLRSGVQKAGSSTKYEKSGNEQFVTEISKWVFHERGHLKAVNVRHHKVGETTEPAMYRINDDLDYSVEIYEWSGTSWKPYVADDVQVQFYMMSPYVLKTLSHDQKGLYSTSFKVPDVYGVFQFKVEYQRLGYTSLSLSKQIPVRPFRHNEYERFITTAYPYYGASFSTMAAFFIFSIVYLYHK, translated from the exons ATGGCGAGGCTGGCGGCCATCTTCTTGGCcgtgatcttcctcttccctgTCCTCTGCCTCTCGTTCTCCGCCGACAATCCCACCGACCGGCGTCTTCTCGTTCTGGTGGACGACCTCGCCGTGCGATCATCGCACTCCGTCTTCTTCAAGTCCCTCCAGACCCGAGGCTTCGATCTCGACTTCAAGCTCGCCGACGATCCCAAGCTATCGCTCCAGCGATACGGCCAGTACCTTTACGATGGCCTCATCGTCTTCTCCCCATCCATACAGC gttttGGAGGTTCGTTGGACCAAAACGCGGTTCTAGAATTCGTGGACGCAGGGCACGATTTGATACTGGCGGCGGATTCGTCTGCCTCTGATCTGATCCGGGGCATCGCCACAGAGTGTGGTGTTGACTTTGATGAG GATTCCGCGGCGATGGTTATTGATCACACGAGCTATGCGGTATCGGAGATGGAAGGGGATCATACTCTGATCACCAGTGATGATCTCGTTCAGTCGGATGTGATTTTGGGTGACAGAAAAATCGAG GCTCCTATACTCTTTCGTGGAATTGGTCATTCAGTTAATCCTGCTAATAGCCTG GTTTTGAAAGTTCTCTCTGCCTCACCTTCAGCATATTCGGCAAATCCAAAGAGCAAGTTATCAAGCCCTCCCTCACTCACAGGCTCTGCTATATCATTGGTTTCAATAGTGCAG GCAAGAAATAATGCTCGTATATTGATCTCTGGATCTCTGGACCTCtttagcaacag ATTTTTAAGATCTGGTGTGCAGAAGGCTGGGAGCTCAACTAA GTATGAAAAGTCTGGAAATGAGCAGTTTGTGACTGAAATCAGTAAATGGGTCTTCCATGAAAGGGGTCATCTCAAG GCTGTGAATGTCAGGCACCACAAAGTAGGAGAAACAACGGAGCCTGCAATGTACCGCATCAATGATGACTTG GATTACTCGGTTGAGATCTACGAATGGTCTGGAACAAGCTGGAAACCTTATGTAGCAGATGATGTTCAAGTTCAGTTCTACATGATGAGTCCTTATGTTTTGAAGACTTTGTCCCATGACCAGAAG GGTCTTTATTCAACATCCTTTAAGGTTCCTGATGTTTATGGTGTTTTCCAATTTAAGGTGGAGTACCAAAGGCTTGGATACACAAGCCTCTCTCTGTCAAAGCAG